The Tripterygium wilfordii isolate XIE 37 chromosome 5, ASM1340144v1, whole genome shotgun sequence genome window below encodes:
- the LOC119998657 gene encoding ENHANCER OF AG-4 protein 2-like, with protein MAPGRKRGANKAKGNRKLSLGDLVLAKVKGHPFWPAKISRPEDWDKSADPKKYFVQFFGTEEIAFVGPADIEAFTNEAKSKLISRCQGKPKLFSQAVKEICAAFEELHKEKPSALRGDTDRSAPGCEFPSVDRIEDDGIEVELKDEAGPVKHGGLSDVGTKLEHNSYRQVEPESEDEKPTVSCPANDSASPITSSGNEANVSDYAQAEEALSMSSGASPSKVKDDSAGDLIDVKSIQQPDNGRQAVANGHKSKKLVGFSRRGKSSSSKEASLKANSSGVRTDVLDSDELLKDGISGKISSVGRMKDCSPDAVKSNSDITGNKKAIDLAKARKSSKVSHEIQKNVGLKSELLEKKKRAQSGLGKPVQGDNEVLHPTKRAKRIDGCDAAMKGSHQKTVKRDSASSKPAGMQESELTRSTSRIKSEDPAQKVNAGSDDSGDETVLPLTKRRRRASEAMSDSATLKSEDPVDKSSLELKNSSSNKILLTQPPRRRRAVRIEEDDDDNPKTPVHGGLGGNFKAPTSVCETSRPAETQYASSLNAEQSAKDPTCLRHIASKESSLQFTNESLLLDRLERPDTRAFLSPVKSEPEHSSSKEVKSILISPKEKSVLISPKKSPHLFPGSKPIVQQHKTIKAQVKVAGTGSQKKASAVSNNSLGVISHPVNASQNEVASQRSRQTSSGERPRTFPKTISRLTEPTVVTETSTGYHSSSEIFEAGREDKISLLIDSKTADTVTSMKNLIAAAQAKRKQAHSQQFSLANPSSFAPSTDTQGHSPSPSKLQPYFSGTSLQAELQVSQTIFTSPSTHGHQSASRNEPDNEEVEERRVSSGYRSAGGSLSGGTEAAVARDSFEGMIETLSRTKESIGRATRHAIDCAKYGIANEVVELLIRKLESEPSSHRKVDLFFLVDSITQCSHKDKGIAGVSYVPTIEAALPRLLGAAVPPGSGARENRRQCMKVLRLWLERKILPESVLKRYMDDFGVSNEETGSGFSFKRPSKAERAVDDPIREMEGMLVDEYGSNATFQLPGGFLSSRVFEDDEDDFPSNFPREAGDLSPDEPPSVIGESETLVVTPNDKRHCILEDVDGELEMEDVSGHSKDDGPLFASCVSELGSQRMGSDRIVESASNNSPLPEGSPPLPPDSPPLPPPLPPSPPLPPPTLPPPPPPSSPSPPPPPPPTLPSQPPPPAAPSGRPPPPSGPPFSVIPQPSVPTQPALLAQPLLHPPAPLRSSPQLAYQAPVPHEFCSSGGNQIGPVSGNSSHGVHVDSVTKTDVFPQQSPYFVPTGVCSSQELSGFNSSRRMDYGHNDMYLNPQASQPSPQFQPSTTSFVQRALHPSIPQVSSNHFSYPNPANQQHPQHSYPPPYHLPSHPDGHRRFVPTDEQRRMVSSEFSADNSRGMWMGGRRTPSNSGPSYVHEGYFRPPLERPSANNMSFQHPVPNNLQAGAPNPGHGVSQILPCGPDMPALNCWRPT; from the exons TGCTTTTGTTGGCCCTGCCGATATTGAGGCATTCACGAATGAGGCAAAGAGTAAATTGATTTCACGGTGTCAAGGTAAACCCAAGCTATTTTCCCAAGCAGTGAAGGAGATATGTGCAGCATTTGAAGAGTTGCATAAAGAAAAACCGAGCGCTTTGAGAGGCGATACTGATAGGTCTGCTCCTGGTTGCGAGTTTCCTTCTGTTGATAGGATAGAAGATGATGGTATAGAAGTTGAGTTAAAAGATGAAGCAGGTCCAGTGAAACATGGAGGATTAAGTGATGTTGGAACTAAGTTGGAGCACAACTCTTACCGACAAGTTGAACCTGAGAGTGAAGACGAAAAGCCAACTGTTTCATGCCCAGCAAATGACAGTGCATCTCCGATTACATCTTCTGGAAATGAAGCTAATGTATCTGATTATGCACAAGCAGAGGAAGCATTGTCCATGTCTAGTGGGGCCAGTCCTTCCAAAGTAAAGGATGATTCGGCTGGTGATCTTATTGATGTTAAAAGTATTCAGCAGCCTGATAATGGGCGACAGGCAGTGGCAAATGGTCACAAGTCAAAGAAGTTGGTAGGTTTTTCCAGAAGGGGAAAAAGTAGTAGCTCGAAGGAAGCTTCATTGAAAGCTAATAGTTCTGGTGTTCGTACTGATGTTCTGGATTCAGATGAGCTGTTGAAAGATGGAATAAGCGGCAAAATTTCCTCTGTTGGGCGCATGAAGGATTGTTCCCCGGATGCTGTCAAATCAAATTCTGATATCACTGGCAATAAGAAAGCGATAGACCTAGCGAAGGCCAGAAAAAGTTCCAAGGTATCACATGAAATACAGAAAAATGTTGGTTTAAAGAGTGAGctcttggaaaagaaaaagagagctcAATCTGGACTTGGAAAACCAGTGCAGGGAGATAATGAGGTTCTCCATCCAACCAAAAGGGCTAAGCGGATTGATGGGTGTGATGCTGCCATGAAGGGTTCTCACCAGAAAACCGTGAAGAGAGATTCAGCAAGTTCTAAGCCTGCTGGAATGCAAGAATCAGAGTTGACAAGATCTACATCAAGAATTAAATCAGAAGATCCAGCGCAAAAAGTTAATGCTGGATCTGATGATTCTGGCGATGAAACCGTACTTCCACTGACAAAGCGTCGAAGACGTGCCTCTGAGGCCATGTCTGATTCTGCCACTCTTAAATCTGAAGATCCAGTAGACAAAAGTTCTCTGGAGCTGAAGAATTCCAGTAGCAATAAAATTCTGCTTACTCAACCTCCTAGAAGGAGGAGAGCAGTACGAATtgaggaagatgatgatgataaccCCAAAACTCCAGTTCATGGGGGATTGGGCGGAAATTTTAAAGCACCTACATCTGTTTGTGAAACTTCAAGACCTGCTGAAACACAATATGCTAGTTCCCTTAATGCTGAGCAGAGTGCGAAGGATCCCACATGTCTTAGGCACATTGCTTCAAAGGAATCATCCTTGCAATTTACCAATGAGTCTCTGTTACTGGACCGATTAGAGAGACCTGATACTCGTGCTTTTCTTAGTCCGGTAAAATCAGAACCAGAGCATTCATCATCCAAGGAGGTCAAATCAATTTTGATTTCTCCGAAGGAAAAATCAGTCCTTATTTCCCCTAAGAAGTCTCCTCACTTGTTCCCTGGTTCCAAACCAATTGTTCAGCAGCATAAAACTATTAAAGCTCAGGTTAAAGTTGCTGGTACTGGCAGTCAGAAAAAGGCCTCGGCTGTGTCTAATAATAGTTTGGGAGTGATTTCTCATCCTGTGAATGCTAGCCAAAACGAGGTAGCAAGTCAAAGAAGTAGGCAAACTTCTTCTGGAGAAAGACCAAGAACCTTCCCAAAAACAATATCACGGTTGACTGAGCCTACTGTTGTAACTGAAACCTCAACTGGATATCATTCATCTTCTGAAAT ATTTGAAGCCGGTCGTGAAGATAAAATTAGTTTATTGATCGACTCGAAGACGGCCGACACTGTTACTTCTATGAAGAATCTTATAGCTGCCGCTCAGGCCAAAAGGAAACAAGCTCACTCGCAACAATTCTCTCTTGCAAATCCTTCTTCTTTTGCCCCTTCCACTGATACCCAAGGACATAGCCCCAGCCCCTCTAAACTTCAGCCTTATTTCTCTGGCACCAGTTTACAGGCTGAGTTACAGGTATCTCAAACTATTTTTACTTCACCATCAACTCATGGCCATCAGTCAGCATCACGAAATGAACCTGATAACGAGGAAGTGGAGGAGAGGAGAGTTAGTTCAGGATATAGGTCTGCTGGAGGTTCACTGAGTGGTGGTACTGAGGCAGCTGTAGCCCGTGACTCTTTCGAAGGAATGATAGAAACTTTGTCAAGAACTAAAGAAAGTATTGGAAGAGCAACTCGTCATGCAATTGATTGTGCCAAATATGGTATTGCAAATGAG GTTGTGGAACTTCTCATCCGGAAGTTGGAGAGTGAGCCTAGTTCTCATCGTAAAGTTGACCTCTTCTTTCTCGTGGACTCGATCACCCAGTGTTCCCATAAGGATaaag GTATTGCTGGAGTTTCTTACGTCCCTACGATTGAAGCAGCTCTGCCCCGCCTTCTGGGTGCTGCTGTTCCTCCTGGATCTGGTGCTCGTGAAAATCGCCGTCAGTGTATGAAG GTTTTGCGTTTGTGGCTTGAGAGAAAAATCCTTCCTGAATCCGTACTGAAGCGCTATATGGATGATTTTGGGgtttcaaatgaagaaacaggTTCTGGGTTTTCATTTAAACGACCATCTAAAGCTGAACGTGCTGTGGATGATCCCATTAGAGAAATGGAGGGCATGCTTGTTGATGAGTATGGCAG TAATGCTACATTTCAATTGCCTGGCGGCTTTTTGTCTTCTCGTGTatttgaagatgatgaagacgaTTTCCCAAGCAATTTCCCCAGGGAAGCAGGTGATTTATCACCAGATGAACCACCTTCTGTGATTGGAGAATCAGAAACTCTTGTTGTTACTCCAAATGACAAGCGGCATTGCATCTTAGAGGACGTGGATGGTGAGCTAGAAATGGAGGATGTTTCTGGACACTCAAAGGATGATGGACCTTTGTTTGCAAGCTGTGTTTCCGAATTGGGTTCACAGCGTATGGGGTCGGATAGGATAGTGGAGTCAGCTTCAAATAATTCCCCCTTACCAGAGGGTTCACCACCATTACCGCCGGACTCTCCTCCTCTGCCCCCACCTTTGCCTCCTTCCCCACCTCTCCCACCCCCAACTCTTCCACCGCCTCCACCCCCATCATCTCCATCacccccaccaccacctcccCCCACTCTTCCATCACAGCCACCCCCTCCAGCAGCACCTTCAGGTcgtccaccaccaccatcaggGCCTCCATTTTCGGTTATACCTCAGCCATCAGTACCAACTCAGCCTGCATTGCTGGCCCAACCATTGTTACACCCTCCAGCACCGCTTCGGTCTTCACCGCAGCTGGCATATCAAGCACCTGTACCTCATGAGTTTTGTTCTTCTGGA GGTAACCAAATTGGCCCAGTTTCTGGAAATAGTTCACATGGTGTTCATGTTGATTCTGTTACAAAAACTGACGTGTTCCCACAGCAATCACCTTACTTTGTGCCAACAGGGGTTTGCAGTTCTCAAGAACTTTCCGGATTTAATTCTTCAAGGCGAATGGATTATGGACATAATGACATGTATTTAAACCCTCAAGCTTCTCAACCAAGTCCACAGTTTCAACCAAGTACTACATCTTTTGTGCAAAGAGCTTTGCATCCAAGCATTCCTCAAGTTTCATCCAACCATTTCTCTTATCCAAATCCTGCAAATCAGCAGCATCCTCAGCATTCTTATCCCCCTCCATATCATTTACCATCTCATCCTGATGGGCATAGGCGATTTGTCCCTACTGATGAACAACGGAGGATGGTATCTAGTGAATTTAGTGCAGATAATTCACGAGGGATGTGGATGGGTGGAAGGAGAACTCCATCTAATTCGGGGCCCTCATATGTCCATGAAG GTTACTTTCGACCACCCCTGGAAAGGCCATCTGCAAATAACATGAGCTTTCAGCATCCTGTGCCTAACAACTTACAAGCTGGTGCTCCAAACCCAG GGCATGGTGTTTCGCAGATTTTGCCATGTGGACCGGACATGCCTGCCCTTAATTGTTGGAGACCAACGTAA